The Oceanidesulfovibrio indonesiensis genome has a segment encoding these proteins:
- a CDS encoding septal ring lytic transglycosylase RlpA family protein, producing MNSMCSARKILPMNTDVRVQDLTTGRSVDVRINDRGPFGRARGIELSREAAKRLGIMEKGTARVRVTALSDVPQYRNVYMT from the coding sequence ATGAACAGCATGTGCTCTGCGCGCAAAATCCTGCCCATGAACACCGACGTGCGGGTGCAGGATCTGACCACGGGCAGATCGGTGGACGTGCGCATCAACGACCGCGGCCCTTTCGGGCGAGCGCGGGGCATTGAACTCTCGCGGGAGGCAGCCAAGCGGTTGGGAATTATGGAAAAAGGCACTGCCCGCGTCCGGGTGACCGCGCTGAGCGACGTGCCACAGTACAGAAATGTCTACATGAC